From the Candidatus Binataceae bacterium genome, one window contains:
- a CDS encoding VOC family protein, producing MKGISHVAVGVSDMARSLPFYRDLLGLEVMLDTEEKVGNGSRHAVYMRWGRDGGFLVLSQTLGRDASGIPLRLHQVGLHHFAFLVDDLEKRFEKLKNAGVKIIVPPYAADTSAYGEKSGGKVLTCLFEDPDGTILQFDQRMN from the coding sequence ATGAAAGGAATCTCACATGTCGCAGTCGGGGTGAGCGATATGGCGCGCTCGCTGCCGTTCTATCGCGATTTGCTCGGCCTCGAAGTAATGCTCGATACGGAAGAGAAAGTCGGCAACGGCTCGCGACACGCAGTTTACATGCGATGGGGCCGCGACGGCGGCTTCCTCGTGCTCTCGCAAACGCTCGGGCGCGATGCCTCGGGTATTCCGCTGCGGCTGCATCAGGTCGGGCTGCATCATTTCGCGTTCTTGGTCGACGATCTGGAAAAGCGCTTCGAGAAATTGAAAAACGCGGGGGTGAAAATCATCGTGCCACCCTATGCAGCCGACACGAGCGCATACGGTGAGAAATCCGGCGGCAAGGTCCTGACCTGCCTCTTCGAAGATCCCGACGGAACGATTTTACAGTTCGACCAACGCATGAATTGA
- a CDS encoding LLM class flavin-dependent oxidoreductase, with amino-acid sequence MKGYGVTLSPMSRAAARASNDKPTSYAGFVELARETEDAGFCGVFIPEAVNDALMSSFAVANATKRINIATWIVNIYLREPALCAISAEMVQEAAQGRFILGLGVSHRPALEARGIDMGNARERLRHDTEIIRKAFHGELEMFGMKFPKPNHPIPIYFAALALETSKLGGEMADGLMLYMCPPERMRKSIDAAHDVAKKHGRQAGSVTMTCGVPVFLSDDLNAAYETARRGLAFYGALPFYNRIMANSGFTEPAARIMEAAQRRDSAAMAAAITNELADAVALIGPASRCIERLDAYRKQGADVLIFAPNPVGEDYASCVRRIHKAFAKLN; translated from the coding sequence ATGAAAGGTTACGGCGTCACATTGTCACCGATGTCCCGCGCGGCCGCGCGCGCGTCCAACGACAAACCGACCAGCTATGCCGGTTTCGTCGAGCTCGCACGCGAGACTGAGGACGCGGGCTTCTGCGGTGTTTTCATTCCCGAGGCCGTCAACGATGCGCTGATGAGTTCGTTTGCGGTTGCGAACGCGACGAAGCGCATCAACATCGCGACCTGGATCGTGAACATCTATCTGCGCGAGCCTGCCCTGTGCGCGATCTCGGCGGAGATGGTGCAGGAGGCCGCGCAGGGCCGCTTCATCCTGGGTCTCGGCGTGAGCCATCGCCCCGCGCTCGAAGCGCGCGGTATCGACATGGGCAACGCGCGCGAGCGCTTGCGTCATGACACTGAGATAATTCGCAAGGCGTTTCACGGCGAGCTCGAAATGTTCGGGATGAAGTTCCCGAAACCGAACCATCCGATTCCGATCTACTTCGCCGCGCTCGCGCTCGAGACCTCGAAGCTCGGCGGCGAGATGGCCGACGGCCTGATGCTCTACATGTGCCCTCCAGAGCGAATGCGCAAATCAATCGACGCCGCGCACGACGTTGCGAAAAAGCATGGGCGTCAAGCGGGCAGCGTCACCATGACTTGCGGCGTGCCGGTTTTTCTTAGTGACGATCTGAATGCGGCCTACGAAACTGCTCGGCGCGGACTCGCCTTCTATGGCGCGTTGCCCTTCTACAATCGAATCATGGCGAACAGCGGATTTACAGAGCCCGCCGCACGGATAATGGAAGCGGCGCAGCGCCGCGACTCCGCTGCGATGGCCGCGGCGATCACTAATGAGCTCGCCGATGCGGTCGCGCTCATCGGGCCGGCCTCGCGATGTATCGAGCGGCTCGACGCGTATCGCAAGCAGGGCGCCGACGTTCTGATCTTCGCGCCCAATCCCGTGGGCGAGGACTATGCGAGCTGCGTCCGCCGGATCCACAAAGCGTTTGCGAAATTGAACTAG
- a CDS encoding D-2-hydroxyacid dehydrogenase family protein, translated as MIKIALLDDYARVALKSADWSLLDSKAEITVFDRHLSEDEAATVLRPFDVLCTIRERMSLPRSLFERLPNLKLVTIIGMSLPNLDMNAASEHGVLVAHSNFANPIFANIMNATPELTWGLMIATVRHMGLETHRMREGQWQSTMGTILAGRTLGLLGLGRIGKRMAAYAQAFGMKVIAWSQNLTDETAASVGARRVEKDELFRQSDVLSIHVVLSDRTRGLVTARELALMKPKSYLINTSRGPIVVEADLIAALRAGQIAGAGIDVFDVEPPPADHPFRTMDNVVVTPHLGYVTDETLRAFYTDTLDAVVAYVNGAPIRIANPAALEHPKQRGSR; from the coding sequence ATGATCAAAATCGCACTACTCGACGACTATGCCCGCGTGGCGCTCAAATCCGCCGATTGGTCGCTGCTCGACAGCAAGGCCGAGATCACCGTCTTCGATCGTCATCTATCCGAGGACGAGGCCGCCACTGTGTTGCGCCCCTTTGACGTGCTGTGCACGATTCGCGAGCGGATGAGTCTGCCGCGCAGTCTCTTCGAGCGGCTGCCAAATCTGAAGCTCGTGACGATCATCGGGATGTCGCTGCCGAACCTCGACATGAACGCGGCGTCGGAGCATGGCGTGCTCGTCGCGCACTCGAATTTCGCCAACCCGATCTTCGCCAACATCATGAACGCGACGCCCGAATTGACCTGGGGTCTAATGATCGCGACTGTTCGTCACATGGGCCTCGAGACGCACCGGATGCGCGAGGGCCAGTGGCAGTCCACGATGGGCACCATCCTGGCCGGCCGCACGCTTGGCCTGCTGGGACTCGGGCGTATCGGCAAACGCATGGCCGCCTATGCGCAAGCTTTCGGCATGAAGGTGATCGCGTGGAGCCAGAATCTCACTGATGAAACTGCAGCGTCCGTCGGAGCGCGGCGCGTTGAGAAGGACGAACTCTTTCGACAATCTGACGTGCTTTCGATCCACGTCGTGTTGAGCGATCGCACGCGCGGACTCGTGACCGCACGCGAGCTCGCGCTGATGAAACCTAAGTCTTACCTCATCAACACTTCGCGCGGGCCGATCGTCGTCGAGGCGGATCTGATCGCCGCGCTGCGCGCAGGCCAGATTGCCGGCGCGGGAATCGACGTCTTCGATGTCGAGCCGCCTCCAGCTGATCACCCGTTCCGCACGATGGACAATGTGGTCGTCACTCCCCATCTCGGCTATGTCACGGACGAGACGCTGCGGGCGTTCTACACCGACACGCTCGACGCAGTTGTCGCGTACGTCAACGGCGCCCCGATTCGTATCGCAAACCCCGCGGCGCTGGAGCATCCGAAACAGCGTGGCTCACGATGA
- a CDS encoding nuclear transport factor 2 family protein: protein MASNLEERVKELEAKVAELYDREEIRDLRFRYHECINEAQMAEIPDLFTQDGELEFGHLGKAKGRDQIQKFFSGLGGSRTGGQPRGLYRVRQFIHNHVLKINGDRASGYAYLEAKPVYNGESYVVAARYNDEYVKRDGRWRFSRMSLTPFFMVPLKEGWAGDDLLKMGR, encoded by the coding sequence ATGGCATCCAATCTTGAAGAACGCGTAAAAGAACTCGAAGCGAAGGTCGCCGAGCTTTACGATCGCGAGGAAATTCGCGACCTGCGCTTTCGCTACCACGAATGTATCAATGAAGCGCAGATGGCGGAAATTCCCGACCTCTTCACACAAGACGGCGAGCTCGAGTTCGGGCATCTCGGCAAAGCCAAAGGTCGCGATCAGATCCAGAAGTTTTTCTCAGGCCTCGGAGGAAGCCGCACCGGCGGCCAGCCGCGCGGGCTCTATCGCGTCCGCCAGTTCATTCACAACCACGTCCTGAAGATAAACGGCGATCGCGCGTCCGGATATGCCTACCTCGAAGCAAAGCCGGTATATAACGGCGAGAGCTACGTCGTCGCCGCGCGTTACAACGACGAGTACGTAAAACGCGACGGGCGCTGGCGCTTTAGCAGGATGAGTCTCACGCCGTTTTTCATGGTGCCGCTGAAAGAAGGCTGGGCGGGCGACGACCTGCTGAAGATGGGCCGCTAG
- a CDS encoding CaiB/BaiF CoA-transferase family protein, with product MSANDGILAGLKVIDCATYVAGPAAATILSDFGADVVKIERPPDGDLWRTFSSVPGYPSTDFHYTWLLTNRNKRSIVLDLTNTAGRDALLKLVAGADVFVTNFQPSLLSKFRLKWEDLRPVNSRLVYAHITGYGEKGADADSPAFDGLAYWARSGLMTSVTGADGTPAGARPAMGDHPTAATLFAAIMLGLYRRERTGQGSKVSTSLMAAGAWANSVDIQAKLCAAEFPKRAAGASPLNPLIAAYPSSDGHAMIIALLDPEREFPRICQAVGEPELASNPLFVTAADRKENAAALHAILLSQFESKPLSHWREQFRTYDIKWSSLPTLEEAVRDPQMRDCGAIINFNYPGHGMIETVNSPIFVAESEKQSPQAPPNYGEHTRAILQEAGLSADEIDRLIRSGAAVARDRK from the coding sequence ATGAGTGCGAATGATGGAATCCTTGCCGGTCTCAAAGTTATCGACTGCGCGACTTACGTCGCCGGTCCCGCCGCCGCGACGATCCTGTCGGACTTCGGCGCCGACGTGGTCAAGATCGAGCGGCCGCCGGACGGCGACTTGTGGCGCACGTTTTCATCAGTGCCCGGATATCCCAGCACCGATTTTCATTACACCTGGCTTCTGACTAATCGGAACAAACGCAGTATCGTTCTCGATCTGACTAATACTGCCGGGCGCGATGCGTTGCTGAAACTCGTCGCCGGCGCCGACGTCTTCGTCACCAATTTCCAGCCCTCGCTGCTCTCGAAGTTCCGGCTTAAGTGGGAGGATTTGCGGCCAGTCAACTCGCGCCTCGTATATGCGCATATCACCGGCTACGGCGAAAAGGGCGCGGATGCTGATTCACCGGCATTCGACGGCCTCGCATACTGGGCACGCTCGGGCCTGATGACGAGCGTCACGGGCGCCGATGGCACTCCGGCGGGAGCGCGGCCGGCAATGGGCGACCATCCGACGGCGGCGACACTCTTCGCCGCGATTATGCTCGGGCTGTATCGCCGCGAGCGCACGGGCCAGGGTTCCAAGGTCAGTACGTCGCTGATGGCGGCGGGCGCGTGGGCGAACAGCGTCGATATTCAGGCCAAGCTCTGCGCCGCGGAATTTCCAAAACGCGCGGCGGGAGCGAGTCCGCTCAATCCGCTGATCGCCGCGTATCCCAGCAGCGATGGGCACGCGATGATCATCGCGTTGCTCGATCCCGAGCGCGAGTTTCCGCGCATCTGCCAGGCGGTCGGCGAGCCCGAGCTTGCCAGCAACCCGCTCTTCGTGACTGCCGCCGATCGCAAGGAAAACGCCGCCGCGCTTCATGCGATCCTGCTCTCGCAGTTCGAGTCAAAGCCGCTGAGTCATTGGCGCGAGCAGTTTCGCACCTATGACATCAAGTGGTCTTCGCTGCCGACGCTCGAGGAAGCGGTGCGCGATCCGCAGATGCGGGATTGCGGCGCGATTATCAACTTCAATTATCCCGGACACGGCATGATCGAAACGGTGAACAGTCCGATCTTCGTCGCCGAAAGTGAAAAGCAATCGCCGCAGGCGCCGCCGAACTACGGCGAGCATACGCGCGCGATCCTTCAAGAAGCGGGGCTCAGCGCGGACGAGATCGATCGGCTGAT